One genomic region from Drosophila busckii strain San Diego stock center, stock number 13000-0081.31 chromosome 3R, ASM1175060v1, whole genome shotgun sequence encodes:
- the LOC108601828 gene encoding DDB1- and CUL4-associated factor 10 homolog, giving the protein MHTMDQYLSRRESGWLHLNKHTGEENHLMQRIYSSMAMFNSYHANCIPSAAGQATGAIFNVEFNGDGNVLIAATERKCVLGFDAITQQEIFKVPDAHTSSVNCIKFLDDRLFATGSDDFTVALWDLRNMKQKIRVLHGHSNWVKNIEYSSKDKLLVTSGFDGSIFTWDINSQTEQGLISQRVFHASGLMRCRISPAGDKLVLCTSSGYIMIVHHLDLTTLHKDLCGFRPGIYRLMQLGDQFIPQAAKYDHVFSRRQKKNRVELVTDFPEQNDAEMIMALQIDPHCRCMLTRNMSCDEQSEWTCIHDINEEPEHADKVEEEEEEHQQPTLKKRRTLLNQRNESQGQHQESEHEHASESRPSLRRTLFGRPGRIMPLGSTPAASFIPDIWAAEVTVQERAIRQSRARNSNNHVSGYNFVYAISSGVLPLRTSRRITDTSEQAAEASSPSNINNNSNGNSNNNNNNNTNSSSSSTSSSSSSSTASNFNIRMRMSMLADISATVSNDESATQNILVNAKKLLYYTSETNNKPGLIKEPGFSADGRIICSPYANGVRLLSYKQDCSDYPNQLLLEEIKQQPRPLIELVNIIEHQDVVLCAKFSPREPLLVTGCNSGEIAWYRPCL; this is encoded by the exons ATGCACACTATGGATCAGTACTTGAGCCGTCGAGAGAGTGGCTGGCTGCATCTTAACAAGCACACCGGCGAGGAGAACCATTTGATGCAACGCATTTATAGTTCCATGGCCATGTTTAATAGCTATCATGCCAATTGCATACCAAGCGCAGCTGGCCAAGCTACGGGTGCTATATTCAATGTAGAGTTTAATGGAGATGGCAATGTTCTTATAGCGGCTACAGAGCGAAAATGTGTTTTGGGATTTGACGCAATAACACAGCAAGAAATCTTTAAAGTGCCCGATGCGCATACAAGCAGCGTGAACTGCATAAA ATTTCTTGATGATCGTCTGTTTGCCACAGGATCGGATGATTTTACCGTAGCTTTGTGGGATTTGCGCAATATGAAACAGAAAATACGCGTGCTACATGGCCATTCCAACTGGGTCAAAAACATAGAGTATTCATCCAAAGACAAGCTGCTGGTTACTTCTGGGTTTGATGGCAGCATTTTCACCTGGGATATTAATTCACAAACGGAACAAGGTCTCATTTCACAACGTGTCTTTCATGCCAGTGGCTTGATGCGTTGCCGAATCTCACCTGCTGGTGATAAGTTGGTGCTCTGCACTAGCAGCGGTTACATAATGATTGTGCATCATTTGGACTTGACAACATTGCACAAGGATCTGTGTGGCTTTAGA CCTGGCATCTATAGACTTATGCAGCTGGGCGATCAGTTTATACCACAGGCAGCGAAATATGATCATGTTTTCTCCAGACGCCAGAAAAAGAATCGGGTCGAGCTGGTCACCGATTTTCCAGAGCAGAATGATGCAGAAATGATAATGGCGCTGCAGATAGATCCACACTGTCGGTGCATGCTAACGCGTAACATGAGCTGTGATGAGCAAAGTGAATGGACTTGTATACATGATATTAATGAAGAGCCCGAGCACGCTGACAAggtggaggaggaggaggaagagcATCAGCAGCCAACGTTAAAGAAAAGACGCACATTATTAAATCAGCGCAATGAAAGCCAAGGGCAGCATCAGGAATCAGAACATGAACATGCATCAGAGTCACGTCCTTCGCTGCGTCGCACTCTGTTCGGCAGACCTGGACGCATTATGCCCCTGGGCAGTACGCCGGCAGCAAGCTTTATTCCAGACATATGGGCTGCTGAGGTGACAGTACAGGAGCGTGCTATACGTCAAAGTAGGGCACGTAACTCAAACAATCATGTAAGCGGCTATAACTTTGTGTATGCCATAAGCAGTGgtgtgctgccgctgcgcacCAGTCGTCGAATAACCGATACATCAGAGCAGGCGGCGGAAGCAAGCAGTCCCagcaatatcaacaacaatagcaatggcaatagtaacaacaacaacaacaacaacacaaacagcagcagcagcagcaccagcagcagtagcagcagcagcactgcaaGCAATTTCAATATACGCATGCGAATGAGTATGCTGGCCGATATTTCAGCTACCGTCTCAAACGATGAATCTGCTACACAGAATATTTTGGTAAATGCTAAGAAACTACTCTACTACACCTCCGAGACGAATAACAAGCCGGGTTTGATTAAAGAACCAGGCTTCTCTGCTGATGGACGCATCATTTGCTCACCTTATGCCAATGGCGTGCGTCTTCTTAGCTATAAGCAAGACTGCAGTGACTATCccaatcagctgctgcttgaggaGATTAaacagcagccacgcccacttatCGAACTGGTGAACATTATTGAGCATCAGGATGTGGTGCTGTGCGCCAAGTTTAGTCCACGTGAGCCGCTGCTGGTAACTGGCTGTAACAGTGGCGAAATCGCCTGGTACCGACCTTGCCTCTAG
- the LOC108602384 gene encoding solute carrier family 41 member 3 has product MPPNAQAATAAGATEVRSTLSLAADEVYQERWYSTLGQIAVPFLLASIGVVTAGLVMGHVEDWRVYREMNELFVLVPALCGLKGNLDMCVASRFSTQSNIGNLQDCKVIRQLVIGNLALVQVQAIVCSMLLVVFTVCVSSIIAQQPEFKNFSILAAAALVTSTTSCLVLDSILMLVILFSQRYRFNPDYMATPIVASIGDVISISLLSFTAAQLHDLDRSYLWISIVIMCLYLLLLLPLWVILVLKNLYTRKVLAYGWIPVIGALCISQVGGFVLSSSVTQFPSFAVYSPIINGIGGNLVCVQASNMGSLLYQSSKPGTMPEGSFAHTYLHFYTGQCIISLQCRFSLHQLHIR; this is encoded by the exons ATGCCACCAAAtgcgcaagcagcaacagcagctggagcaacaGAAGTACGGTCAACGCTGTCTCTGGCCGCCGACGAGGTTTACCAGGAACGTTGGTATTCGACTTTGGGTCAGATTGCAGTGCCATTTCTTCTAGCTAGCATTGGCGTCGTTACGGCAGGCTTGGTTATGGGGCATGTGGAGGATTGGAGGGTGTATAGAGAAATGAACGAGCTCTTTGTATTGGTGCCGGCGCTGTGCGGTCTCAAGGGTAATCTGGACATGTGTGTGGCATCACGCTTCTCCACGCAGTCTAACATTGGCAATCTGCAAGACTGCAAAGTCATACGCCAGTTGGTGATTGGAAATTTAGCCTTGGTGCAAGTGCAGGCAATTGTCTGCTCTATGCTCCTTGTGGTGTTTACAGTGTGTGTTAGTTCCATTATTGCACAACAGCCGGAGTTTAAGAATTTCTCGATATTGGCGGCCGCAGCGTTGGTTACTTCAACCACCTCGTGCTTAGTATTGGATTCAATACTGATGCTGGTCATATTGTTCTCACAACGCTATCGATTCAATCCGGACTATATGGCCACGCCCATTGTAGCCTCCATAGGCGATGTCATATCCATAAGTCTGCTCTCTTTTACAGCTGCTCAACTGCATGACCTTGACAGGTCCTACTTGTGGATCAGCATTGTGATCATGTGCTTGTatctattgttgctgctacccCTTTGGGTTATCTTGGTGCTGAAGAACTTGTATACACGCAAAGTGCTCGCCTATGGCTGGATACCTGTTATTGGTGCCTTGTGCATCAGTCAAGTTGGAGGCTTTGTGCTAAGCTCCTCTGTAACTCAATTTCCTAGCTTTGCTGTCTATTCACCCATCATCAATGGCATTGGGGGCAATCTAGTGTGTGTGCAGGCCAGCAATATGGGCTCACTGCTCTATCAAAGCTCCAAGCCCGGTACAATGCCCGAAGGT AGTTTCGCGCATACTTATCTGCATTTCTATACCGGGCAATGTATTATTAGTTTACAGTGCCGATTTTCTCTACACCAACTACATATCCGTTAA
- the LOC108604733 gene encoding neurofilament heavy polypeptide yields the protein MERFAFKIDEALKANLCKICRLCGIDNPQKVEILPEETEVVDLDEPSLSQKIFELVGFMVTCDDKMPQTMCSLCMDKINDFYEFREMCHATNEQTRKLLGLKQAEPQRLDTNLMLKQEPVSISKRGRKRKIDETKTNRADLLLDVKTEPLGWRKKMRLQAKIKEEPKESFVAKQRGNRKVSCSVCGDRFDTKDKAEEHKLNVHVPMIPRYYCYACNQTHHNASDIKAHQLWHKLSKTPYKCHMCDSSLANNYAFTRHMREHTPKTALELLVLDRECPLCRRTFLTNFFYNTHPCARRTRKCGGCSRPLATDLAYMKHAPFCAKIYLNHTKHIMPEAAHNEAQMRIKNEYDVDIEDSAALSATVATEGEEMQPVVILERLGSPLLRAAAESNTLVRSTERISAKVYKRRVNELLKSTMSTLVSIKHEPEVHINDTGPQEEQDQEEEEEEEDDYEDQLDTTDFQTAADDSELSADETIAVAIKQEPSDDTYGQPLKLKLKITNNHGQLNSAIVAEDPELQSRANKKKKKRKHRERHRETQPPVETPTGNVTATDTETETVAIKQEQIEQEDVYPNTNMDFESQSNVMTSIPMLQLAGSLNEEREQQEESQQMESEDVKPNRQELDRLLQITHIASGVDMAKEVSSSLEPLPPQATGPEAETVRAPAPAEEVSPSLEALPPQATSPAPVVAEEVSPSLEPLPPQASSPAPVVAEEVSPSLETLSPQATATEPTPAQSPAEAPALSSGQAEAGTQTVRKPRTKHTARKSTMGLAHDGAVPLLPQIVNVASVSIKLEPQNRGYADEINHNEKFDEQAAYSNSLDLSNIVIKQEPDLHINDGIQLVQLPTNVVSQADYINNGGNDLPPTEDEAQHSMDTEETPIYKELELPPLETTIKEEPLEMASELEVSQSEEPDAACREGETEFNFIITNVYSQADEATSLENPEAGNALENIEHNLSTEEHIEEKTDEEHTEKKTNQEHTVETTDQEHTEQDTDQEHTDQKHTEQKHTEQNTDQEHTEQNSDQEHTEENTKQQSTADTLINQSEEASSCSAIVTLTVPKESETHAQPFFEEERDNTAIDDNCFEEEQQNVLNHELTVEEAALPTEETENRFNEQQQQNQQEEQQQPQQQPRCLDEANINEIAENNNNANIERELQDDALVAQDNAQPHIA from the exons ATGGagcgttttgcttttaaaatcgATGAAGCTCTGAAAGCAAATTTGTGTAAAATTTGTCGCCTCTGCGGCATTGATAATCCACAGAAAGTAGAAATATTGCCAGAAGAGACTGAGGTTGTAGATTTGGATGAGCCGAGTTTaagtcaaaaaatatttgagctaGTGGGCTTTATG GTAACTTGTGATGATAAAATGCCCCAGACAATGTGCAGCTTGTGTATGGATAAAATCAATGATTTCTACGAATTTCGTGAAATGTGCCATGCAACCAATGAGCAGACGCGCAAGTTGCTAGGACTTAAACAGGCGGAACCACAAAGG TTGGATACAAATCTGATGCTCAAGCAGGAGCCGGTGTCTATCAGCAAACGTGGGCGAAAACGCAAGATAGATGAAACCAAAACCAACCGTGCGGATTTACTTTTGGATGTCAAAACGGAGCCGCTAGGCTGGCGCAAAAAAATGCGACTACAAGCTAAAAT caaAGAGGAACCCAAGGAAAGCTTTGTGGCCAAGCAGAGAGGGAATCGAAAGGTCAGCTGCAGCGTGTGTGGCGATCGCTTTGATACCAAAGACAAGGCAGAGGAGCATAAATTAAACGTCCATGTGCCAATGATACCACGATACTATTGCTATGCCTGCAATCAAACGCACCACAATGCAAGCGACATTAAAGCACATCAATTGTGGCACAAACTCTCCAAGACGCCCTATAAATGTCACATGTGTGATTCCAGCTTGGCCAATAATTATGCCTTTACGCGTCATATGCGTGAGCATACGCCCAAGACAGCATTGGAGCTATTGGTGCTAGATCGCGAGTGTCCTTTGTGCCGCAGAACATTTTTAACGAACTTTTTCTACAATACACATCCATGTGCGCGACGCACGCGAAAATGCGGCGGCTGCAGTCGACCGTTGGCCACTGACTTGGCCTATATGAAGCATGCACCTTTTTGCGCCAAGATTTATTTGAATCATACTAAACATATTATGCCCGAGGCGGCACACAACGAAGCGCAAATGCGTATCAAAAATGAATATGATGTGGATATTGAAGATTCTGCTGCGCTGTCTGCCACAGTCGCCACTGAAGGTGAAGAAATGCAGCCGGTTGTAATATTGGAACGATTGGGATCGCCTTTGCTGCGTGCCGCAGCTGAATCGAATACACTGGTGCGCAGCACTGAACGCATTTCAGCAAAAGTTTACAAGAGGCGTGTCAACGAGCTGCTCAAAAGTACGATGAGCACGCTAGTAAGCATAAAGCATGAACCCGAGGTACATATAAATGACACAGGACCACAAGAAGAGCAAGACcaagaggaggaggaggaggaggaagacGATTACGAAGACCAGCTGGACACAACAGACTTTCAAACAGCTGCCGACGACAGCGAACTAAGCGCCGATGAGACTATAGCTGTAGCTATCAAGCAAGAGCCTAGTGATGACACCTATGGACAGCCACTTAAGCTCAAacttaaaataacaaacaatcaTGGACAACTTAATTCAGCTATTGTGGCTGAAGATCCGGAGCTGCAAAGCAgggcaaacaaaaagaaaaagaaacgcaAGCATAGAGAGCGTCACAGAGAAACGCAGCCACCAGTTGAGACTCCGACTGGGAATGTGACCGCAACTGATACTGAGACTGAGACAGTGGCCATAAAACAGGAACAAATAGAGCAAGAAGATGTTTATCCCAATACCAATATGGATTTTGAATCCCAGAGTAATGTTATGACAAGCATACCCATGTTACAACTAGCAGGCAGTTTAAACGAAGAGCGCGAACAGCAAGAGGAGTCACAACAGATGGAATCAGAGGATGTTAAGCCCAATCGGCAAGAGTTGGATCGTTTGCTTCAGATTACACACATTGCCAGCGGTGTGGACATGGCTAAGGaggtttcttcttctttggaACCACTGCCACCTCAAGCAACAGGTCCAGAAGCAGAAACAGTTCGAGCACCAGCTCCGGCTGAGGAGGTTTCTCCTTCTTTGGAAGCATTGCCACCGCAAGCAACATCTCCAGCACCAGTTGTGGCTGAGGAGGTTTCTCCTTCTTTGGAACCATTGCCACCGCAAGCATCATCTCCAGCACCAGTTGTGGCTGAGGAGGTTTCTCCTTCTTTGGAAACACTGTCACCTCAAGCAACAGCTACAGAGCCAACACCAGCTCAGTCACCAGCCGAAGCACCAGCTTTATCCTCAGGCCAGGCTGAAGCAGGCACACAAACTGTGAGAAAGCCACGTACTAAACATACTGCACGCAAAAGCACTATGGGATTGGCCCATGATGGAGCTGTTCcattgctgccacaaattgtaAACGTTGCCAGTGTTTCGATCAAACTAGAGCCACAAAATCGTGGCTATGCGGATGAGATCAATCATAATGAGAAGTTTGATGAGCAAGCTGCCTATAGTAATAGTTTAGATTTAAGTAATATTGTCATAAAGCAGGAGCCagatttgcatataaatgacGGCATTCAATTGGTGCAGCTGCCAACCAATGTCGTGTCACAAGCtgattatataaataatggcGGTAATGATCTACCTCCAACTGAAGATGAAGCACAACATTCTATGGATACAGAAGAGACACCTATTTATAAAGAGCTGGAGTTGCCGCCATTAGAGACTACAATAAAAGAGGAGCCTTTGGAAATGGCGAGTGAATTGGAGGTGTCACAGTCTGAGGAGCCAGATGCAGCATGCCGAGAAGGGGAAACAGAGTTTAATTTTATCATCACCAATGTATACAGTCAAGCTGACGAAGCAACATCCTTGGAGAACCCAGAGGCAGGAAATGCGTTAGAGAACATTGAGCATAACCTGAGCACTGAGGAGCACATTGAGGAGAAAACTGATGAAGAACATACTGAGAAAAAAACTAATCAGGAGCACACTGTAGAGACAACTGATCAAGAGCACACTGAGCAAGACACTGATCAAGAGCACACTGATCAAAAGCACACTGAGCAAAAGCACACTGAGCAAAACACTGATCAAGAGCACACTGAGCAAAACTCTGATCAAGAGCACACTGAGGAGAACACTAAGCAGCAGTCCACTGCAGACACATTAATCAATCAATCTGAAGAGGCGAGCAGCTGTAGTGCAATAGTAACTCTCACTGTACCCAAAGAGAGCGAAACTCATGCGCAACCATTCTTTGAGGAAGAACGCGACAATACCGCAATAGACGACAACTGCTTTGAAGAggagcaacaaaatgtgctcAATCATGAGCTGACGGTGGAAGAGGCAGCGTTGCCCACTGAAGAGACTGAAAATCGCTTcaatgagcaacagcagcaaaatcaacaagaggagcagcaacagccgcagcagcaaccacgCTGTCTGGATGAGGCCAACATTAATGAAATAGccgaaaataataataatgccaaTATTGAACGCGAACTGCAGGATGATGCATTGGTGGCGCAGGATAACGCCCAACCACATATAGCTTAA
- the LOC108604729 gene encoding neural Wiskott-Aldrich syndrome protein, with protein MISTSNMRSQDGQQSAAGLPRPKNNTPSTLLTSEENEAVFKLLGRKCQTLNTAVVQIYTTEGSAHSHWKKKHTGVVCFVKDNAIRSYFLRAYCLIKNDLIWEHEIYDGMQIVKSRPFLLTFEGRDGHVGLNFVSEAECDTFFCIVNDTIETRNRRRLEKRSRQKSQQAPNAPNAVVAREPARPPPMQSTPKIGSNVVDGGVQLRNNKIGSVTLTPAPAQQPPPTKNFLSSNFGLSGSGGKDKKRKVTKADISQPTNFVHISHVGWNADKGFDLTGNENDEMLTKFFAKAGVSESQLNDRDTRAFIYDFIQSNNVLASVQQEEETESPTETTRHMPPPVPTRQHHNAQVDSQRSAPPLPPTRQPPPPPPTGRSQAPPPPSRPPPINVAPPPTAVSAPTAAPPPPPQHAAAPPPPPPPPPPPPMPAVIEMPVIPTPQAPKMAAPPSAPDSHNALMDAIRKGKSLKPVDPASLSTGSGDIRNDLMDQIRGGCTLKPVTERKLAEHRISDDSAGGHTDALAEALKKALAQRDKYMHSDDEESSTLSDNDWSD; from the exons ATGATTAGTACGAGCAATATGAGGTCACAAGACGGTCAACAATCGGCAGCCGGGCTGCCGCGACCCAAAAACAATACGCCCAGTACATTGCTGACCTCAGAGGAGAACGAAGCTGTCTTCAAGCTATTGGGACGCAAATGTCAG ACCTTGAACACTGCCGTTGTGCAGATATACACAACGGAGGGCAGTGCTCACTCGCACTGGAAGAAGAAGCACACGGGCGTTGTCTGCTTCGTTAAGGATAATGCCATACGATCGTACTTTCTGCGAGCCTATTGTCTCATCAAGAATGACCTTATATGGGAGCATGAGATATACGATGGAATGCAGATAGTCAAATCGCGTCCCTTTCTATTGACATTTGAAGGCAGG GACGGTCATGTGGGCTTGAATTTTGTCTCCGAGGCTGAATGTGATACGTTCTTCTGCATTGTCAACGACACCATTGAGACGCGTAATCGTCGTCGTCTGGAGAAACGCAGTCGCCAAAAATCACAGCAGGCACCCAATGCGCCCAATGCAGTTGTGGCACGTGAGCCGGCACGCCCGCCGCCTATGCAGAGCACACCCAAGATCGGCAGCAATGTCGTGGATGGTGGTGTGCAGCtgcgcaacaataaaatagGCTCGGTGACTCTGACACCAGCAccagcgcagcagccgccaccAACGAAAAATTTCCTCTCAAGCAATTTCGGCTTGAGTGGCTCCGGTGGCAAAGACAAGAAACGCAAAGTGACTAAAGCGGACATAAGTCAGCCCACAAATTTCGTGCATATCAGCCATGTGGGTTGGAATGCGGACAAGGGCTTCGATTTGACTGGCAATGAGAACGATGAGATGCTGACCAAATTCTTTGCCAAGGCTGGCGTCTCGGAGTCACAGCTAAATGATCGCGACACACGCGCATTTATCTATGACTTTATACAAAGCAACAATGTGCTCGCCTCAGTCCAACAGGAGGAGGAGACTGAATCACCCACAGAGACAACAAGGCATATGCCGCCGCCAGTCCCAACACGTCAGCATCATAAC gCGCAGGTGGACAGTCAGCGTTCAGCGCCACCGCTGCCGCCTACGCGTcaaccgccgccgcctccaccCACTGGACGTAGTCAGGCACCTCCGCCACCTAGCAGGCCACCACCCATTAATGTGGCACCACCGCCAACAGCAGTGAGTGCGCCCACAGCAGCG ccaCCGCCGCCCCCACAACATGCAGCggcgccaccaccgccgcctccaccaccaccaccaccacccatgCCAGCAGTAATCGAAATGCCTGTCATACCCACCCCACAGGCTCCTAAAATGGCCGCGCCGCCAAGTGCGCCAGATTCACACAATGCGCTAATGGATGCCATACGCAAGGGCAAGTCGCTCAAG CCTGTGGATCCAGCTAGTCTTAGCACTGGCAGCGGAGATATTCGCAACGATCTAATGGATCAGATTCGTGGGGGTTGCACGCTAAAACCTGTGACCGAACGCAAGCTGGCGGAACACCGGATAAGCGATGACTCTGCTGGCGGACACACTGACGCTTTGGCTGAGGCACTGAAGAAGGCACTAGCTCAACGTGACAAATATATGCATTCAGATGATGAAGAGAGCAGCACGTTATCGGATAATGATTGGTCCGATTAG